From a region of the Myxococcus fulvus genome:
- a CDS encoding type I polyketide synthase produces the protein MSAQADHAELMKRALLKLQEAQAQLDAHARERHEALAIVGMGCRFPGGASTPHRYWRLLLEGTDTVTEVPKERWDADAFYHPEPDQPGKVYCRHGAFLEDIDQFEPRFFGISPREAARMDPQHRLLLEVAWEALESAGRDPGSLRGSRTGVFIGMMGQDYTQLATQSPEIIDAHTGSGNGASVASGRLSYTFDFQGPSLTVDTACSSSLVAVHLALRSLRQREVDFALVGGVNLVLSPVATLIESRAHMLAVDGRCKAFDAAANGMGRGEGCGLLVLRRLSDAIADKDPIVAVIRGSAVNQDGRTSGLTVPNGLAQRQVLAEALRDARVDAARVGYVEAHGTGTALGDPIELEALGAVYGDRTTREQPLMVGSVKTNLGHLEGAAGIAGLMKAALCLANEAIAPHLHLRTPTPHVDWSRLFVEVPTARRDWRAEAPRFAAVSSFGFSGTNAHVILESAPRPEHAPVQGSARLPHLLTLSARTSGSLRRLAASFADELAGARKDVLAEVCHTARVSRSSLEERVAFVASTSEDLSAALRDFSRGEPRTTGAWVEGQRGTEAPRVAWLFTGQGAQYVGMGRELFETEPGFRRDLLRFEEILRPHLDRPLTEVLFHDDAGALDETRYTQPAIVALELAVAGLLRSWGLHADVVLGHSVGEYAAAIFAGALTAEAGLPLVAERARLMQALPERGAMLALFTDEARVLQALAGHDRVSLAALNGPRNTVISGARESIDAIARELAAEGIESQRLKVSHAFHSPLMQPMLEAFARVARDVRLQAPRVSLISNLDGAEAGEGFTRPDYWVRHCREPVRFAEGLRTLLQRGVRVFLEVGPKPVLSNLARDIAASESALWLETLHPRRSDRMGLLRAVSELYVRGATMDPARLDGGRGRIALPTYPFERQRHWLDVPAPWSRPTRPTVHPLLGERWDSVALREGVTVFSRELEPRALSLLEDHRVYGKAVVPAAAFVEMVVSAVAQVSGSESMTLEAVTLHQPLVLPESRTRVVQTLLEEQGTAGFTCTVMSREDEGRGERSPWSTHLTCRVHAPGATPPPRVELQARRQGCPSPVDIEAFSEAIRQRGLDYGPSLRVLSSLHRGPRAACSSSEVEAHGVGYRAHPALLDACLRTAAAVTPLSPDDALLLPVAIHRLELHQRLPARLWTFATQRAEPGSAEPPTTDMTLCAEDGSVVASLTGLSVRKAEREVLLRGLDVDWQDWLYRVTWRPCASQDELRPAGQHWVLFIGDGGVGDTLAALLEQRGARVTRVRQGRTLDPARPDSFDRLFSEWDGAAPHGLVYLWDDDEEASSCEGALHLVQALVRASWTPRLIIITRGTQTLSSDVHEPRIAQATLWGLGQAVSTELPELRCLRVDLPREPAKGEAEACLRAFALAEQEQQVAVRTEGLYTARLERARTRAVTRKLELSSEASYLVAGGLGGLGLRLAGWLADRGARHLVLVGRHGPSAEAQRQLDALATRGVHVRVALADLASRDELAAALAPSNDAPPLRGLFHAAGVLHDGTLAHLTAEHFREVLAPKVQGAWNLHVLTAGMPLDFFVCFSSAASLLGTPGQSNYVAANAFLDALAQLRRAQGRPALTLDWGSWAETGMAARMGPVSTRSPTALGFGAIPVERGLEVLERLMGGPSTSLGVFPVDWTRLAEQWPGLSRQAFFQGLLGGTPMEPRAPAFRARLDAAAPNRRLELLRQHVAEQVARTLGLAETERLSGGERLFDLGFDSLLAVELKNRLAGSLGKSLRSTLVFDFPSVAGLVTHLAGELGLGEPAQRPVEGPTREDALTAEIQGLSEQELTSLIDQELVSALTR, from the coding sequence GACTACACGCAGCTCGCCACCCAGTCCCCCGAGATCATCGACGCGCACACGGGCTCGGGCAATGGCGCGAGCGTCGCCTCGGGCCGGCTGTCGTACACCTTCGACTTCCAGGGACCGAGCCTCACGGTCGACACCGCGTGCTCGTCGTCGCTGGTCGCCGTGCACCTCGCGCTCCGCTCGCTGCGCCAGCGCGAGGTCGACTTCGCGCTGGTGGGGGGGGTGAACCTGGTGCTGTCGCCGGTCGCGACGTTGATCGAATCGCGCGCGCACATGCTCGCCGTGGACGGGCGCTGCAAGGCCTTCGATGCGGCGGCCAATGGGATGGGGAGAGGGGAGGGCTGTGGCCTGCTCGTCCTGCGGCGGCTCTCGGACGCCATCGCGGACAAGGACCCCATCGTCGCGGTGATTCGCGGCTCGGCGGTCAACCAGGATGGCCGGACCAGCGGCTTGACGGTCCCGAACGGGCTCGCGCAGCGGCAGGTCCTCGCGGAGGCACTGAGGGATGCGCGCGTCGATGCGGCCCGCGTGGGCTACGTCGAAGCCCATGGGACGGGGACGGCGCTCGGTGATCCCATCGAGCTGGAGGCGCTCGGCGCGGTCTACGGGGACAGGACGACACGCGAGCAGCCCCTGATGGTGGGCTCGGTGAAGACGAACCTCGGTCACCTCGAGGGCGCGGCGGGCATCGCGGGGTTGATGAAGGCGGCCCTGTGTCTGGCGAACGAGGCGATTGCTCCCCACCTCCACCTGCGGACCCCCACGCCGCATGTCGACTGGAGTCGGCTGTTCGTCGAGGTGCCCACCGCGCGGCGCGACTGGCGAGCCGAGGCGCCGCGCTTCGCGGCCGTCAGTTCGTTCGGTTTCTCGGGAACGAATGCGCACGTCATCCTCGAGTCCGCGCCGCGCCCGGAACACGCGCCCGTCCAGGGCTCCGCGCGCCTCCCGCACCTCTTGACGCTCTCGGCTCGCACGAGCGGCAGCCTGCGCCGGTTGGCGGCGTCGTTCGCGGACGAACTCGCGGGGGCGCGAAAGGACGTGCTCGCGGAGGTCTGCCACACGGCGAGGGTCAGCCGGAGTTCGCTGGAGGAGCGCGTGGCCTTCGTGGCCTCGACCTCCGAGGACCTGTCCGCCGCCCTGCGCGACTTCAGCCGTGGCGAGCCCCGAACCACCGGCGCGTGGGTGGAGGGACAGCGAGGCACGGAGGCGCCGCGCGTCGCGTGGCTCTTCACCGGGCAGGGGGCCCAGTACGTGGGCATGGGGCGTGAGCTGTTCGAGACGGAGCCGGGCTTCCGCCGCGACCTCCTCCGCTTCGAGGAGATCCTCCGACCCCACCTCGATCGCCCGCTGACCGAGGTGCTGTTCCACGACGACGCGGGCGCGCTGGACGAGACGCGGTACACGCAGCCGGCCATCGTGGCGCTGGAGCTGGCGGTGGCCGGACTGCTGCGCTCGTGGGGACTCCACGCCGACGTGGTCCTGGGGCACAGCGTCGGTGAGTATGCCGCCGCCATCTTCGCGGGTGCCCTGACCGCCGAGGCCGGGCTCCCGTTGGTGGCCGAGCGCGCGAGGCTGATGCAGGCGCTGCCCGAGCGCGGCGCGATGCTGGCCCTCTTCACCGACGAGGCGCGGGTCCTCCAGGCCCTGGCGGGGCATGACCGGGTGTCGCTGGCGGCGCTCAACGGACCTCGGAACACGGTCATCTCCGGAGCGCGGGAGTCGATCGACGCCATCGCACGCGAGCTGGCCGCGGAGGGCATCGAGAGCCAGCGCCTGAAGGTCTCGCATGCGTTCCACTCGCCGCTGATGCAGCCGATGTTGGAGGCGTTCGCGCGGGTCGCCAGGGACGTGCGACTCCAGGCGCCGCGGGTGTCTCTCATCTCCAACCTCGACGGCGCCGAGGCAGGGGAGGGCTTCACGCGTCCCGACTATTGGGTCCGGCATTGCCGCGAGCCGGTCCGGTTCGCGGAGGGACTCCGCACGCTCCTCCAACGTGGGGTGCGCGTCTTCCTGGAGGTGGGCCCGAAGCCCGTCCTGTCGAACCTGGCGCGAGACATCGCGGCGTCCGAATCCGCCTTGTGGCTGGAGACGCTGCATCCGCGCCGCTCGGACCGGATGGGGCTGCTGCGGGCCGTGTCGGAGCTCTACGTCCGTGGCGCGACGATGGACCCGGCACGCCTCGACGGTGGACGTGGGCGCATCGCCCTTCCGACCTATCCGTTCGAGCGGCAGCGGCACTGGCTGGACGTCCCCGCGCCCTGGTCACGTCCCACGAGGCCCACGGTGCATCCGCTGCTCGGTGAGCGTTGGGACTCCGTGGCGCTGCGCGAGGGCGTCACCGTCTTCTCGCGAGAGCTGGAGCCACGGGCCCTTTCGCTCCTGGAGGACCACCGCGTGTACGGCAAGGCGGTGGTCCCCGCCGCGGCCTTCGTGGAGATGGTGGTCTCGGCCGTGGCGCAGGTGTCGGGCTCGGAGTCCATGACGCTGGAGGCGGTGACGCTCCACCAGCCGCTCGTCCTGCCGGAGTCGCGCACGCGCGTCGTCCAGACGCTCCTGGAGGAGCAGGGCACCGCGGGGTTCACGTGCACGGTGATGAGCCGGGAGGACGAAGGGCGGGGAGAGCGCTCCCCCTGGAGCACCCATCTGACCTGCCGCGTCCACGCGCCCGGTGCGACGCCGCCGCCTCGCGTGGAGCTCCAGGCACGACGCCAAGGCTGCCCCAGCCCCGTCGACATCGAGGCCTTCTCCGAGGCGATTCGTCAGCGTGGGCTCGACTACGGCCCGTCGCTGCGGGTGCTGTCGTCGCTGCATCGGGGGCCCCGGGCCGCGTGCTCCTCCAGCGAGGTGGAAGCGCACGGCGTGGGCTACCGCGCCCATCCCGCGCTGCTCGATGCGTGCCTCCGGACCGCGGCCGCCGTCACGCCGCTGTCGCCCGATGACGCGCTGCTGCTCCCGGTCGCCATCCACCGCCTCGAGCTCCACCAGCGCCTGCCCGCGCGCCTCTGGACCTTCGCCACGCAGCGCGCCGAGCCGGGCTCGGCGGAACCCCCCACCACCGACATGACCCTCTGTGCCGAGGACGGCAGCGTGGTCGCGTCCCTCACGGGGCTCTCTGTCCGCAAGGCCGAGCGGGAGGTGTTGCTGCGCGGCCTCGACGTGGACTGGCAGGACTGGCTGTACCGCGTCACCTGGCGCCCGTGTGCCTCCCAGGACGAGCTGCGCCCGGCGGGTCAGCACTGGGTCCTCTTCATCGGAGATGGGGGTGTCGGGGACACGTTGGCCGCGCTGCTCGAACAGCGTGGCGCCCGAGTCACCCGCGTGCGCCAGGGCCGCACCTTGGACCCCGCGAGGCCGGACTCCTTCGACCGCCTGTTCTCCGAATGGGACGGCGCGGCTCCGCACGGCCTCGTGTACCTGTGGGACGACGACGAAGAGGCGTCGAGCTGCGAGGGCGCGCTGCACCTGGTGCAGGCCCTGGTGCGAGCTTCTTGGACGCCCCGGTTGATCATCATCACCCGAGGCACTCAAACGCTGTCCTCCGATGTCCACGAGCCGCGCATCGCGCAGGCGACGCTGTGGGGACTCGGGCAGGCGGTGTCGACGGAGCTGCCGGAGCTGCGCTGCCTTCGGGTCGACCTCCCCCGTGAGCCCGCCAAGGGTGAGGCCGAGGCGTGCCTGCGTGCGTTCGCGCTCGCCGAGCAGGAGCAGCAGGTCGCCGTGCGCACGGAGGGCCTGTACACCGCCCGACTGGAGCGCGCCCGCACTCGCGCGGTGACGCGGAAGCTGGAGCTCTCCTCGGAGGCGTCCTACCTCGTCGCGGGTGGTCTGGGAGGGCTCGGACTCCGACTCGCGGGATGGCTGGCGGACCGGGGCGCGCGACACCTCGTCCTGGTGGGAAGGCATGGCCCTTCGGCGGAGGCCCAGCGGCAGCTCGACGCGCTGGCGACGCGCGGCGTACACGTCCGCGTGGCCCTCGCGGACCTGGCTTCTCGCGACGAGCTCGCGGCGGCCCTGGCCCCGTCGAACGATGCGCCACCGCTGCGAGGCCTCTTCCACGCCGCGGGAGTCCTCCACGACGGCACCCTGGCCCATCTGACGGCGGAGCACTTCCGCGAGGTGCTGGCCCCCAAGGTCCAGGGCGCGTGGAACCTGCACGTGCTCACCGCGGGGATGCCGCTCGATTTCTTCGTCTGCTTCTCCTCGGCGGCCTCGCTGCTGGGAACTCCGGGGCAGTCCAACTACGTCGCCGCGAACGCCTTCCTGGATGCACTGGCCCAGCTCCGGCGCGCGCAGGGGCGCCCCGCGCTGACCCTCGACTGGGGCTCCTGGGCGGAGACGGGGATGGCCGCGCGAATGGGCCCGGTGTCGACGAGGTCGCCCACCGCGCTGGGCTTCGGAGCGATTCCAGTGGAGCGCGGGCTGGAGGTGCTGGAGCGCCTGATGGGGGGACCGAGCACCTCGCTCGGTGTCTTCCCCGTCGACTGGACCCGGCTCGCGGAGCAGTGGCCGGGGCTCTCGCGTCAGGCCTTCTTCCAGGGGCTGCTGGGTGGCACGCCGATGGAGCCTCGGGCGCCTGCCTTCCGCGCGCGACTGGATGCGGCCGCGCCAAACCGGAGGTTGGAGCTGCTGCGTCAGCACGTGGCGGAGCAGGTCGCGCGCACGCTGGGGCTGGCGGAGACGGAGCGGCTCTCCGGTGGCGAGCGGCTCTTCGACCTGGGCTTCGATTCACTGTTGGCGGTGGAGCTGAAGAACCGGCTCGCGGGCAGCCTCGGCAAGAGCCTGCGCTCCACGCTGGTCTTCGACTTCCCCTCGGTGGCCGGGCTCGTCACGCACCTCGCGGGAGAGCTGGGGCTGGGCGAGCCCGCGCAGAGGCCGGTGGAGGGCCCGACGCGAGAGGACGCATTGACCGCGGAGATACAGGGGCTGTCGGAGCAGGAGCTCACTTCACTCATCGACCAGGAGCTGGTGAGCGCGCTCACCCGCTGA
- a CDS encoding type I polyketide synthase: MAKLPTRISELPAVKLAYLANQLRAKKDLLAAEPIAVVGMSCRFPGGGELPETFWQFLREGGDATREVPPERWNIDEIYDPTPGAKGKVYTRRGAFIENVDLFEPAFFGIPPRDAKDMDPQQRMLLEECWRSLERAGIPPAGLTGSRTGVFVGLMHNDYNVLGITAGVEMHSASLNYPSMAAGRIAHTLGLQGPALTVDTACSSSAVAVHLACQSLRNDESDLALAGGVSLSLSPITMMFECQNRMLAVDGRCKTFDASADGFSRGEGCGVVVLKRLSDALAQGNPILGVIRGSALNHDGRSSGLMVPNGRAQERVIRMALEGCGVEPEQVSYVEAHGTGTSLGDPIEMEALRSVFGRAPARATPLYVGSVKTNIGHLEAAAGIAGLIKVLLSLRHEAIPAHLHFSRPNPNIRWDDLPVVIPTALQPWPRGEQRRIAGLSSFGFSGTNVHLVVEEAPLLPRPLVARERPVHLLTLSAKTEAALEALVEVHASTLPDEGEVLGDWCYTANVGRSHFEHRAAVSGENAAELRAGLSRLRAGRPRPLREPRRGTESPRPVFLFTGQGSLRPGVGRELAGTWPVFRAAVQRCSGALEGLLEPRLEDLLYGEQSSSLLADTRHAQPALVALEYALSELWASWGIVPGAVVGHSLGEYAAAVVAGVLSIEDALKLVVARSRLIHEAPGEGGMLAVNATLEVLTPTLAPVSQFISLAAVNGPQDLVISGDRAALSELAARLSREGIACRPLSVTHAFHSPLMDPVVAAFEACFDGVALEAPRLPFVSTLEGELVAEALTRPAYWCRHLREPVRFAEALEALREQKHRTFLEVGPTPVLTGLGLRSYPEEEALSWLPSLRPATGETAQLLTALGALYERGFEVDWNAFDAPFERRSVTLPTYPFRRERYWIDSPTGGSMAERRTARASAPLLAGAPLSLAGTKGARFETRLSTREPSFLAEHRVFGATVLPAACYVEMALGAAHFMGPSEASFDVLSFELERPLVLGEGEGREVQTVLTPEEGRTHFEIYSQEATEADRHWARLAHGYLVAHRESARHVELEAGLLARFSAPRPVEPFYALMARHGIEYGPSFRAIDALRFGKDACLAHVRLPDNQVVGMGEYRLHPLILDACFQTVAALFMDEASEARDHRQRMPVAIQRLRWFKKPGSSAWVHARRDERASASDELLSIDLRILGETGEVIAEVEGLLLKRIDRRALSTSFADSSRELLLELAWRELEAPRARTPASLQSQRWLLLADSSGVAEGLKAQVQRRGGTCVWVTPDASDEPGHVHVDPNQPEGFVRLLQSLSEEGAAPTTVVCLWGLDEPGAEALSAESTRSATGVLHLVQAMARASWAQRPALWLVTRGAVAATPGDTVDGLAQSMLWGLGRAAALEHPELGCRLVDLDEGEDAPARLFERMTRATGENLLALRGSRLLGARLTRPISPSNSANPVGVHADGAYLITGGLGALGLATAAWLVDAGARHLVLVGRGAPGEATKLRLDELGARGCEVTVARADVSRLDDVRRVLEEVSASGTRLRGIFHVAGVLEDGVFLRQDRERLARVLAPKVMGAWNLHHATAGLPLDLFVMYSSAASLVGVAGQANYMAANTFLDALAHHRRAKGLPALSVNWGQWAGGGMAQKARGRTATSDATSLPPQRALRILEELLGRELTQVGVLPVDASTQGASLSEVHGPLFSELVVRGKEPSAGTGRMVELLEEFTRSDGARRRGLLTHYVRGRLAPLLGFPPEHEALQKKISLNELGLDSLRAVELKNRMGRELGVDLPMARFIDGTGVAGIVEALHEQLELSELLARVPVSAAQSEVEELTL; the protein is encoded by the coding sequence ATGGCGAAACTACCGACACGCATCTCCGAGCTGCCGGCCGTCAAGCTCGCCTATCTCGCGAACCAGCTCCGCGCCAAGAAGGACCTCCTGGCCGCGGAGCCCATCGCCGTCGTCGGCATGTCCTGCCGATTCCCCGGTGGAGGCGAGCTGCCGGAGACCTTCTGGCAGTTCCTCCGCGAGGGAGGCGACGCGACCCGCGAGGTGCCGCCCGAGCGCTGGAACATCGACGAAATCTACGACCCCACGCCGGGGGCGAAGGGGAAGGTGTACACGCGCCGGGGCGCGTTCATCGAGAACGTCGACCTGTTCGAGCCCGCGTTCTTCGGCATCCCTCCGCGCGACGCGAAGGACATGGACCCGCAGCAGCGCATGTTGCTGGAGGAGTGCTGGCGCTCCCTGGAGCGCGCGGGCATCCCACCGGCCGGGCTGACCGGGAGCCGGACCGGCGTCTTCGTGGGGCTGATGCACAACGACTACAACGTGCTCGGCATCACCGCGGGCGTGGAGATGCACTCCGCGTCCCTCAACTACCCGTCCATGGCGGCGGGACGCATCGCCCACACGCTGGGCCTCCAGGGGCCGGCGCTCACCGTGGACACCGCGTGCTCGTCCTCCGCGGTCGCCGTCCACCTGGCGTGCCAGAGCCTGCGCAACGACGAGAGCGACCTGGCCCTCGCGGGAGGCGTCAGCCTGAGCCTGTCCCCCATCACCATGATGTTCGAGTGCCAGAATCGGATGCTCGCGGTCGATGGTCGCTGCAAGACCTTCGATGCGTCGGCGGATGGCTTCTCGCGCGGGGAAGGGTGCGGCGTCGTCGTGCTCAAGCGCCTGTCGGACGCGCTGGCGCAGGGCAACCCCATCCTCGGCGTCATCCGGGGCTCGGCGCTCAACCACGATGGCCGCAGCAGCGGCTTGATGGTGCCGAACGGGCGCGCGCAGGAGCGCGTCATCCGCATGGCGCTGGAGGGCTGCGGCGTGGAGCCCGAGCAGGTGAGCTACGTCGAGGCTCACGGCACGGGGACGTCGCTCGGCGACCCCATCGAGATGGAGGCGCTCCGCTCGGTCTTCGGCCGCGCGCCCGCGCGAGCCACGCCGCTGTACGTCGGCTCCGTGAAGACGAACATCGGCCACCTGGAGGCCGCGGCCGGAATCGCGGGGCTCATCAAGGTGCTGCTGTCCTTGCGGCACGAGGCCATCCCCGCGCACCTCCACTTCTCGCGGCCGAACCCGAACATCCGCTGGGATGACCTGCCGGTGGTCATCCCCACCGCGCTGCAACCCTGGCCGCGAGGAGAACAGCGGCGCATCGCGGGCCTGAGCAGCTTCGGCTTCAGCGGGACCAACGTGCACCTCGTGGTGGAGGAGGCCCCGCTGCTGCCTCGGCCGCTGGTGGCGCGTGAGCGCCCCGTCCACCTGCTGACCCTGTCGGCCAAGACCGAGGCCGCGCTCGAGGCGCTGGTGGAGGTGCATGCGTCCACGCTGCCCGATGAGGGTGAGGTGCTCGGGGACTGGTGCTACACGGCCAACGTCGGTCGGTCCCACTTCGAGCACCGCGCGGCTGTCTCGGGTGAGAATGCCGCCGAGCTCCGGGCGGGCCTGTCGCGTCTGCGCGCGGGGAGGCCTCGGCCGCTGCGTGAGCCTCGACGGGGGACGGAGAGCCCCAGGCCGGTCTTCCTGTTCACGGGGCAGGGGTCGCTGCGTCCCGGGGTGGGGCGCGAGCTCGCCGGGACCTGGCCCGTGTTCCGCGCGGCGGTGCAGCGGTGCTCGGGGGCCCTGGAGGGGCTGCTCGAACCCCGGCTCGAGGACCTCCTGTATGGCGAGCAGTCCTCCTCCTTGCTCGCGGACACGCGCCACGCCCAGCCCGCGCTCGTGGCGCTCGAATACGCGCTCAGCGAGCTGTGGGCGTCGTGGGGCATCGTCCCAGGCGCGGTGGTCGGTCACAGCCTGGGCGAGTACGCGGCGGCCGTGGTCGCCGGAGTCCTGTCCATCGAGGACGCGCTGAAGCTGGTCGTCGCGCGCTCCCGGCTCATCCACGAGGCCCCGGGCGAGGGCGGGATGCTGGCCGTCAACGCCACGCTGGAGGTGCTCACTCCGACGCTCGCACCGGTCTCCCAGTTCATCTCGCTCGCGGCGGTCAACGGGCCCCAGGACCTGGTCATCTCCGGAGACCGCGCGGCGCTCTCCGAGCTCGCGGCGCGTCTGTCGCGTGAGGGCATCGCCTGCAGGCCGCTGTCCGTCACCCACGCCTTCCACTCGCCGCTCATGGACCCGGTGGTGGCGGCGTTCGAGGCGTGCTTCGACGGGGTGGCGCTCGAGGCGCCGCGGCTCCCCTTCGTCTCCACGCTGGAGGGTGAGCTCGTCGCGGAGGCGCTGACCCGCCCCGCGTACTGGTGCCGCCATCTGCGCGAGCCCGTCCGCTTCGCCGAGGCGCTGGAGGCCCTGCGTGAACAGAAGCACCGCACGTTCCTGGAGGTGGGGCCCACGCCGGTCCTCACCGGCCTCGGTCTGCGCAGCTACCCCGAGGAGGAGGCGCTGAGCTGGCTTCCGAGCCTTCGTCCCGCCACTGGCGAGACAGCGCAGCTGCTCACCGCGCTGGGCGCCCTCTACGAGCGTGGCTTCGAGGTGGACTGGAACGCGTTCGATGCGCCCTTCGAGCGTCGGTCCGTCACCCTCCCGACGTATCCCTTCCGTCGCGAGCGCTATTGGATCGACTCCCCGACGGGCGGCTCCATGGCGGAGCGGAGGACGGCTCGCGCGAGTGCCCCTCTGCTCGCGGGCGCACCGTTGTCACTGGCGGGGACGAAGGGGGCGCGCTTCGAGACGCGCCTGAGCACCCGGGAGCCTTCGTTCCTCGCCGAGCACCGGGTCTTCGGCGCGACGGTGCTGCCGGCCGCCTGCTACGTCGAGATGGCGCTGGGGGCCGCGCATTTCATGGGGCCGTCGGAGGCTTCGTTCGACGTGCTCTCGTTCGAGCTGGAGCGCCCGCTCGTGCTCGGCGAGGGCGAGGGCCGTGAGGTCCAGACGGTGCTGACGCCGGAAGAAGGGCGCACGCACTTCGAGATCTACAGCCAGGAGGCGACGGAGGCCGATCGGCACTGGGCGCGCCTCGCCCATGGGTACCTCGTGGCGCATCGAGAGTCCGCGCGGCACGTCGAGCTGGAAGCCGGGCTGCTCGCGCGCTTCTCCGCGCCGCGACCGGTCGAGCCGTTCTACGCGCTGATGGCACGCCACGGTATCGAGTACGGCCCGTCGTTCCGTGCCATCGATGCGTTGAGGTTCGGGAAGGACGCCTGCCTCGCCCATGTGCGGCTGCCGGACAACCAGGTCGTCGGGATGGGCGAGTACCGGCTGCATCCCCTCATCCTCGACGCCTGCTTCCAGACCGTCGCCGCCCTGTTCATGGACGAGGCCAGCGAGGCGCGCGACCACCGGCAACGGATGCCGGTCGCCATCCAGCGCCTGCGCTGGTTCAAGAAGCCCGGGAGCAGCGCCTGGGTGCATGCGCGCCGTGATGAGCGAGCCTCCGCATCCGATGAGCTCTTGAGCATCGACCTGCGCATCCTCGGGGAGACGGGGGAGGTCATCGCCGAGGTCGAGGGGTTGCTGCTGAAGCGCATCGACCGGCGAGCGCTCTCGACCTCCTTCGCGGACTCCTCGCGGGAGCTGCTCCTGGAGCTGGCGTGGCGCGAGCTGGAAGCCCCTCGGGCACGGACCCCGGCTTCCCTCCAGTCCCAGCGTTGGTTGTTGCTCGCGGACTCGAGCGGCGTCGCGGAAGGCCTGAAGGCGCAGGTCCAGCGCCGCGGTGGGACGTGTGTCTGGGTGACGCCGGATGCGAGCGACGAGCCGGGCCACGTCCACGTCGACCCGAACCAACCGGAGGGCTTCGTCCGACTCCTCCAGTCACTGTCCGAGGAGGGCGCCGCGCCGACGACGGTCGTCTGCCTCTGGGGACTCGATGAGCCTGGGGCCGAAGCGCTCTCAGCGGAGTCGACGCGGAGCGCGACAGGTGTCCTCCACCTCGTGCAGGCCATGGCCCGCGCGAGCTGGGCCCAGCGACCCGCGCTGTGGCTGGTGACCCGAGGCGCCGTCGCGGCCACGCCCGGGGACACCGTGGACGGCCTCGCGCAGTCGATGCTCTGGGGACTCGGCCGCGCGGCCGCCCTCGAACATCCTGAGCTGGGGTGCCGGCTGGTGGACCTCGACGAAGGCGAGGACGCGCCCGCGCGGTTGTTCGAGCGGATGACTCGCGCGACAGGGGAGAACCTGCTGGCGCTGCGAGGCTCTCGGCTCCTCGGGGCTCGGCTCACGCGGCCCATCTCTCCGTCGAACAGCGCCAACCCGGTGGGCGTGCACGCCGATGGCGCGTATCTCATCACCGGAGGCTTGGGCGCGCTCGGGCTCGCCACCGCCGCGTGGTTGGTGGACGCCGGCGCCCGCCATCTGGTCCTGGTCGGCCGAGGTGCGCCGGGAGAGGCGACGAAGCTGCGACTCGATGAGCTGGGCGCGCGTGGCTGTGAGGTCACGGTGGCGCGCGCGGATGTCTCGCGCCTGGACGACGTGCGACGCGTCCTGGAGGAAGTCTCCGCGAGCGGCACACGGCTGCGAGGCATCTTCCACGTGGCCGGCGTGCTGGAGGACGGCGTGTTCCTCCGGCAGGACCGGGAGCGTCTGGCGCGCGTGCTCGCGCCCAAGGTGATGGGCGCGTGGAACCTGCATCACGCGACGGCCGGGCTCCCGCTCGACCTCTTCGTCATGTACTCGTCCGCGGCGTCGCTCGTCGGAGTCGCCGGGCAGGCCAACTACATGGCCGCGAACACCTTCCTCGATGCGCTGGCGCACCACCGCCGCGCGAAGGGGCTGCCCGCGCTCAGCGTCAACTGGGGACAGTGGGCCGGCGGAGGAATGGCCCAGAAGGCGAGGGGCCGCACGGCGACATCGGACGCCACGAGCCTTCCGCCCCAGCGGGCGCTGCGCATCCTCGAGGAGCTGCTGGGCCGGGAGCTCACGCAGGTGGGGGTGCTGCCCGTCGACGCCTCCACGCAGGGGGCTTCACTCTCCGAGGTCCATGGCCCCCTGTTCTCCGAGCTGGTGGTGCGTGGGAAGGAGCCCTCCGCCGGCACGGGCCGGATGGTGGAGCTGCTGGAGGAGTTCACGCGCTCGGATGGCGCGCGTCGGCGCGGGCTCCTGACGCACTACGTGCGCGGCCGGTTGGCGCCCCTGCTGGGGTTCCCGCCGGAGCACGAGGCGCTCCAGAAGAAGATCTCCCTCAACGAGCTGGGGCTCGACTCGCTGCGCGCCGTCGAGCTGAAGAACCGCATGGGCCGTGAGCTGGGCGTGGACCTGCCCATGGCCCGCTTCATCGACGGAACGGGTGTCGCCGGAATCGTGGAGGCGCTGCACGAGCAGCTCGAACTCAGCGAGCTGCTCGCGCGTGTCCCCGTCTCCGCCGCGCAGTCCGAGGTCGAGGAGCTGACGCTATGA